In the Streptomyces sp. NBC_01276 genome, CCGCACCCTGAGGAACCCCTGATCCGAGTGGGCCCGGTAGGGCCGACGGAGTCGGTGTGGTGTGCGATGTGTGTGCGCGGACTCGCGTTCTTCGGGGCCTCGGCCGTCGGCCGTCGGCCGATCGCCGACAATCGCGTGGGTGTGGCGGGGCCGTGGCGTCGCGCACCCACATTCCGATCTACGAGGGCAGGGCCATGTCGGGGAACACCAGCGGGCGGGACGTGTGGGGCAGGACGTATCTGGCGCTGCTGCCCTGGACCCGCGTACCCGTGGGTGATCTGCACGCGCGCTGCGCGGAGGCGGTGACCGCGGCGCTCGCCGTGCTGTGGGACGGCTGCGACGACGCGCTTCTCGACGCGCCGGCCGGCGACGAACGGATCCACGCGATCGTTGCCGCTCAGAAGGCGTACGGGCTCGGATGGCGCGACGCGGTGCTCGGCGATGTCACGGCCGATGCCCGGGCCGCCCGGCTGGGCGACGGCCCGGGTGGCCTGTGGGCACCGGCCGAGCGCTGGAACCGTGGCCGGGGGCGGGCGTTCCGGCCCACCCTTCGCGGCAATCTGGAATTCTTCGCGGCGCATCCCTGGGCCGGGGAGTTGGAACGGCTGCGGGCCGTGCGGTGCGCCGTCGAAGCCGCTTCGGCCGATCCCCGCACCACGCTGACCTTGCTCTTCCGGACGGCCTGGACGGACAGGGCCGCCGAACGACGGGGCTGGGATGACGCCGAATGGTGGCAGTACCTGGATGTCGAGGCCCTGGCCGCTTGGGCGGTGGTCGCCCTGGGCCTGCCCGTGGAAGACCCCGCCGGCGCGGGAACGGCCGTCGAGGAAGCGGCCGAGTCGGTGAGTCCGTCCGGCTGGACCTGGACGGGGGCGGGGCTGCCGGACGGATTCCTCGACGCCGCGTTCGCCGCGCTGGACCTGTGACGCCGACCGGGCCCGGCGAGGTCGCGGGCCGTCGGGGACCGGTGCACGGCAGGCTCGGCCGAGGGCGCCCACGGGCGTGTGCCGGCGGCGTTTCATGCCGACGGGCGGTCCTCCCAGGGGCGAACCCGTCCGACGACGCGAGGCCGGTCGTCCTCGGGAGCCCGCAGCGCGGCGAGTACGCCCTCGCTGATCTCCCCGTGGTCGAGCCACCGGGTGTGCGGCCCGGTACCGGTGAATCCGAGGACGACGACGCGGTGGCGCGCGCGGCCGAGGGCTTCGGGCGGCCGGGGTGGCGGCGCGGTGGGGGCCAGGGCTCCGCTGCCGACGACCTCGATCACCGACGCGTCCCGCGCCAGGACGTCGGCGACGGCGGCGTACGCGTGCGGCCGTCCCCGGGCATGAACCCACAGCACGGCCCGCCGGAACGGTCCCGTACGGGCCGCGGTACGGCGGAGCGCCCGCGCGAACCGCGCGGGCTCGGTGTAGTCCGCGCTGACGGGTATCAGCACGCCGCCCGCCGTGCCGTGGCTCCCGAAGACGGCCGGGGCGGGTGGCCTACGGGACACGACGACGGTGGTGTGGCCCTCACGGACCAGCCCGCCGACGACTCCGGCCAGCATCCCCGTACCGCCGACCACCAGCACCGGACTTCGAAGGGTCGGCTCGGTGACATTCATTCGGGCATGCTCTTCAGCTCGGCGGCGGGGTGTGACCGTCGATGCCGTCGAGGATGCTCCTCGACAGGTCCAGCTCGAATTGGATGGCCTTCCGCTTGAACCGTGCGGGGTTCTTGGCGTAGATCTCCCGGCCCCGCTCGGAAGACGTTTCGGCACTTCGGCGGCTCCGGGCCGGTGGGCCGGATGGCCGCCGCGGGCCTGGTCAGCTGCCGGGAACGGCGTCCTTCGGGGAGGTGTGCCAGTTGGTGACGACCGGCTTGTCCACGGTGATGGTGCCGACCGGCAGGGAGACCGGGTCGGGGTCGCCGTCACCGACGGCGACGATGATGCTCTCCAGTTCTTTGCCGCCGTTCGCCTTGGTGGTCTTCGGGTTCACTCCGGCGTAGGCGGCGGTGCTCCCGCTCAGCGTGATCTGCTTGCCGACGGCCTGCTCCGCGGGACCGGCCTGGGTGCCGTCGGAACCGAACGCCACGGTGGGGAGCGCGGCCGGCAGGACGCAGGTGATCCCGGGCTTCGCCTTCGCGGTGATCAGGATGTATCCGCCCGCCTGGGTCTCGGACTTGGTGCTCCAGGCGATGTCGTTCGCGCCGCAGGTCTGCCCGACCGGCTTCGCACCGCCGGTGCCGGTGCCGGTCCCGGTCCCGCCCTTGGTCCCCTTGCCCGTGGTGTCGGACCCCTTGGAGGCGCCCGCGGCCGGTGAGCCGGGCGGAGTGGCCGCGCCGGCGGCCGGCGGGGTGGACGAGGAACCCTGCGCGGCGCCCGCACCGGCGGCCGCGTCCGTGTCCGTGTCCTGGCAGGCCGTCATCAGCAGGGCGCCGCACACGACGGCCGTGGAGACGAGGAAGGCCTTGCGACGGTTGCCGGACATGAAATCCCCTTGGGTGAGCGGTGTACGGAGCCGAGGCGGTATCGGCTTCCCGTGCTGGTTCGATCACTATGAGGGAGCTGTGAGCCACCGGGGTACCGGTGTCTTCGTTCCAGGACAGCGCTGTCGCAGACCGGTTACATGATCGCGAAGACGGGGCGGTCCTCCTCCGGACCCGGGAACCCCGGCTCCGTACCGCCCCGGGTGAAGGCGTCCGCGAAGGCGTCGGGGCCGAGGGCGGCGACGGCCGAGGCGGTGATCCGGTCGACGTCGGCGCGTTCGGCCGCGGGGAGCGGGGCCCCGGCGGTCCGGCGGGCCGCGTCGGCGGCGCCGAGCAGGCGTGCGGCGCCCTCGGGGTCGCCGGAGAGGGCCGCGACGCCGGCCAGGCCTTCCAGGGAGAGGGCCACGGCACGGGCGTCCAGGGAGCGGGCGGCGTCCAGGCCGCTCAGGTGGTGGGTCCGGGCGCGGGCGGCGTCGCCGCGCAGCTCGTGGGTGAAGCCCAGTTCGGCGAGGAGGAGGTGCCGGCCGACCGGGGAGGACGTCTCGTCCTGGAGCCGGGTCAGGTACCGCTCGGCCGCGTCGAGGTCTCCCGAGCGGCGGGCGCCGAGGGCGAGGCCCATCAGGGCGTGGACCTCGCCGAACTTGTTGCCCTGCGCCGCGGCCCGGCTCCGGGCCTGTTCGTGCAGGTCGTGGGCGCGGTCCCAGTCCTGGTCGAGGAGGGCCAGGCGGCCGAGTCCGGACAGGTGCGCGGCCACTTCGCTCTCCATGCCGAGGTCCCGGGCGAGGCGCAGTCCCCCGGTGTGGCGGCGGGCGGCCTCCGGGTGGTCGCCCATGACCTCCGCGCGGGCCGCGAGGGGGACGACGGTCTGCAGCTCGCCCCAGGCGTCGCCCAGTTCCCGGAAGGCGCGGGCGCTGTCCTCAGCGTCCTCCCGGATCGTGGAGAGGACGCCCGTGGCCAGGGCCGTGTGGGCCCTCAGGGCCAGGGAGGCCGCCGTGCCCCAGCGGTCCCCGGCCGCGGTGAAGAGCGCGAGGGCGCGGGCGTTGACCTCCGCGGCGGCGGTCGGGTGGCCCGCGTGGAAGAGGGCGTACGCCGACAGCCACAGGTTCCGGGGGGTGGGATCGGCGGTGGCGGGAGCGGTGTCCGGCACCGGGGCGCTCGCGGTGAGCAGGGTGAAGGAGCGCTGTGCGGAGCCGAGTTCGGGGAGCAGGGCGGTGAGGGTGCGGTGGGCCTCGGTGAGCCGGCCGCGCAGCAGCCACCACCAGGTGAGGGCATCGGCGAGGCGGGTGGCCCGGTCGGTGGTGCCGGCCGCCGCGAGGGCCGCGCGGAGGTTCGCGGCCTCCGCGTCGAGCCGGGCGAGCCACAGACGCTGTTCGGGCCCGCGCAGGCCCGCGTCGGCGGTCTGCGCGAGGGCCAGGTAGTGGCGCAGGTGCCGGTCGCGCAGGGCGTCCCGCTCACCGTGGTGTTCGAGCTGCTCCCCCGCGTACTCCGCCACGGACTGCAGCAGCCGGTAGCGCGGGGGCGTGCCGGCCGGACCGGGTGCCATGGCCACGAGGGAACGGTCGACCAGACGCGTGATCAGGTCCAGCACCTCGTCGCGGGCGACGCCGTCGCCCGGGCAGACGGCTTCGGCGGCGTCGAGCGTGCATCCGTCCCGGTGGACGGAGAGGCGGCGCAGGACGGTTTGTTCCGCCGTGCCCAGCAGCCCCCAGCTCCAGTCGATCACGGCGCGGAGGGTCTGCTGGCGGGCCGGGGCGTCGCGCCGGCCGGAGGTCAGCAGCCGGAAGCGGTCGTTCAGTCGGGTGGCGAGTTCTTCCAGGCCGAGCGCGCGTACCCGCGTCGCCGCCAGTTCCAGGGCCAGAGGCAGGCCGTCCAGGCGGGCGCAGATCTCGGCGACGAGTGCCTGCTGCGCCGGGTCGGGGGCGAAGCCCGGCCCGGCGGCGGTGGCGCGTTCGGTGAAGAGCCGTACGGCGTCGGGTGCCGGGAGCGGCCCGAGGGGGTGGGTGACCTCCCCGGCCACCGTCAGCGGCTCCTGGCTGGTGGCGAGGACGTGCAGGTGCGGTGCGGAGCGCAGCAGGGTGGAGCACAGTTCGGCGGCGGCGTCCACGACGTGCTCGCAGTTGTCGAGGACCAGCAGCAGCGGGCGTTCGCGCAGGGCCGCGGCCAGCCGGTGTACGGCCCGCTCCTCGGCTTCCATGGGGCTCTGGCGCAGGCCGAGGGCGGTGCAGACGGCCTGCGCGAGCGCGTCCGCGTCGCCCGTCGACGAGGCCAGTTCGACGAGGACGACGTCACGCGAGGCGGCCATCCGCTCGGCCGCCGCGAGGGCGAGCCGGGTCTTGCCCACGCCGCCCGGCCCGGTCAGTGTCACCAGCCGGGTGGTGGCGAACAGGTCCGTGAGGGCGGTGAGGGATGCGTGCCGGCCGATCAGCGGGGTCGGGGGTGTCGGGAGGGAGGGAGGTGTGGGGGCTCGTTCGGGGGGCCGGGGCGCGAGGGCGGGGGCGGCGAGGGCGGGGTCCTGGCGGAGGATCGCCGTGTGGAGTGCGGCCAGTTCGGGGCCCGGGTCGGTGCCGAGTTCCTCGGCGAGCCGGTCGCGGAGCGCGGCGTAGGAGGCCAGGGCCTCGCTGGGCCGCCCGGCGCGGTACAGCGCCCGGAGCTGGACGGCGCGCAGCCGCTCCCGTAGGGGGTGGGCGGCGACGAGATCGGTGAGTTCTCCGGTCAGCGCGGTGTGCTCGCCCGTTTCCAGGAGGGCCTCCGCGCGCTCCTCCAGGACGGTCAGCCGCTCCTCGGCGAGCCGGTGGGCGGCCGGGCGGGCGAAGGCGGCGTCCGCGAAATCGGCGTACGCGTCGCCGCGCCACAGGTCGAGCGCCTCGTCGAACAGGCGGACGCAGAGCCGCGGTTCCGCGGTGGCCCGGGCGCGGGCGGCCAGGGCCCGGAAGTGGTGCGCGTCGAGCGCGGACGGGTCCTCGCCGAGGTCCAGGCGGTAACCCGGAGGCTGGTGCAGCACCCGTTCGCGGCCGAGGGTGCGGCGGAGCTGGGAGACCTTCGCCTGGAGGGCGTTGGCCGGGTTGCCCGGGGCGTGCCCGCCCCACAGGTCGTCGATGAGCCGGTCGGCGGAGACGACCCGGCCGTCGTGCACGAGCAGGTCGGCCAGCAGGGCCCGCACCTTGGCCTCGGCCACCCTGACGGGTTCGCCCCCGTCGTCGTGGACCGTCAGCGGACCGAGTACCCCGAACCTCATGTGGATCACCGTACACACCGGCTCCGGCGGACCCGTCAGGCACCGGCGGCGGACCGTCAGCGGACCGTCAGCGGATGCGAAGCGCCGGCCAGCAGAGTTCCTCGTACGAAGTCCGGGGCGCAGCAGCCCGCCCCGGACGCCGGTCCGGAGCCGGCTCCCGGCCCCTTCCCGAACGGAGATCCCGATGTCCTCGCTCTTCGAGAACACCCGCCTCGCCGCCCTCGACCTGCCCAACCGGCTCGTCATGGCGCCGATGACCCGCAACCGCGCCGCCGCCGACGGCACGCCCGGCGAACTGATGGCCACCTACTACGCCCAGCGCGCCTCCGCCGGTCTGATCATCGCGGAAGGCACCACTCCGAACGCCGTGGGGCAGACCTACGCGAACATCCCCGCCCTCCACGACGCCTCGCACGTCGCCGGGTGGCGGCTGGTGACCGGGGCCGTGCGGGAGGCGGGCGGCCGGATGTTCCTCCAGCTCCAGCACGGCGGCCGGGTCGGCCACCCCGACAACAGCGGTCTCACCCCGCTCGCGCCCTCGGCGGTGGCGCTGCCCGACACCGTGCACACCGCCGGTGGCGGCCGGCCGGCGGTGGTGCCGCGCGAGATGACCGTCGGCGAGATCGCCACCACGGTCGCCGACTTCGCCGAGTCCGCCCGCAAGGCGGTGGAGGCGGGCTTCTCCGGGGTCGAGATCCACGGGGCCAACGGCTACCTGCTGCACCAGTTCCTGGGCCGGGGCACCAACCGTCGTACGGACGCCTACGGCGGGACGGTGGGCAACCGGATCCGGTTCCTCCTGAAGGTGGTGGAAGCCGTGGCCGACGCGATCGGCCCCGACCGGGTCGGGGTGCGGATCTCCCCCGGGGTCACCGTCAACGGCATGGCGGAGGGAGACACCGGGGACATCTACCGGGAGCTGGTGCCGGCCCTCGCCCGCCACGGGCTCGCCTATCTGCACGTCGTCTTCGCCGACCCCGACGACGCGCTGTTCCGGGAGATCCGGCGGGCCTGGCCGGGCACGCTGATCGCGAACCCCGTGCTGGGGTGGGGCGGGCCGCTGCCCGAGGACGGGGGCAAGGCCGCTGCCGAGCGGCTGTTGGCCGCCGGTGCCGAACTGATCTCCCTCGGGCGGTCGTTCCTGGCCAACCCCGACCTGGTCGAACGGCTGCGGGCCGGCGCGCCGCTCAACCGGCTCCGCGAGGACGGCACGTTCTACGGTGGCGGGAGCGACGGCTACACCGACTACCCGGTGCACACCGCGGAGACCGACCGGGGCGTCCTCGAACCGGCCGTCGCCTGACCGCCCCGTCGTGCGCGGCGGTCACGGCGAAGCGCCGGCCCTGTTCGATCCGAAGTGGTCGAACACATGCCCGATGCGCCTGTTCGGGGCGCGTCTCCGGCCTGAACGGCGGATCTGCTGTGCCAGTGGCTGGTGCGACGCGGGATACTGGCCGCATGGCTCAGCTGTCCTCCCCCGTCCCACCGGCACTGGCCGGCGAGGTACTGCGCGCCCGGTACGCCGGCCGTCTGCCGGTCTCCCTCCACGACCTGGCGGGTCCCGTCTCCGGCCCGGTCGAGCTGCCGCTCCACGTGGCCTGGTCCGGGCTGCGGACGTACGACCTGGACCGCCCCCGCCAGCGCATGAGCCTGTACCGCACGGTGCTCGCCGAGGGGCAGTACGAGGACCTCGTCGCCTTCCTCGACCGCGATCTGCTCACCGCGCAGTGGCCGGCCCTGCGCACCCTGGTCAGCCGGCACGTCCGGGAGGTGTGGGAGGAACGCTTCCCGCAGCTCGCGGCCGGGACGTCGTCAGCGGCGTGAACCTCAGCGCACTGCACCGCCGGCTCCTGGCCGACGTGATCGCCATCGGCAGCCCCTACCCCCTCGTGATCACCGGCGGGTACGCCGTACAGGCCCACGGGCTCGTCGACCGCCTCAGCCAGGACCTCGACGTCGCCACCGAGAACCCGGCCCCCATGGACGACATCGCCGCGGACCTGGTCCACGAGCTCGGCAAGCGCGGCTGGCGCGTCACCGCCATCGGCGTCGACCCGCTCTCCGCGCGCCTGCTGGTGACCGACCCGGCCGACGGTGCCACGTGCGAGGTCGACGTCCTCAAGGAGAACCTCTGGTCGGCCCCCGAACAGACCGAGTACGGCCCGGTCCTCGCCCTCGACGACGTGATCGGCACCAAGGTCCGCGCGCTGGCCGACCGGGGATTCGTGCGCGACCTCATCGACGTGCACGCCGCGTCCCTCCTGCGCGGCGCCGCCGACCTGGAGCGCCTCGGCAGGCGGCACGGGCGCGACGACTTCCGCCTCGAAGACCTGCGCGACCGGCTGGCCGGCGCCGACTGGTACGACGACGAGGAGTTCCTGGCCTACGGCGTGGAGCCGGCCGGCGTCGCGGAGATCCGCGCGTGGGCCCGGCGCTGGGCCACCGACGTCGGACGGCGCCTCGCCCGCGACACGCGCTGACGTCAGGCGCCGTCGTGACCGCCCGCCCACACGGCGGGGGTCCGCCGCGCCCAGGGCGCGGCCCGTTCCAGCTGTCCGGCGAGGCGGAAGAGGACGTCCTCGCGTCCGTGGCCCGCGGCGAACTGGACACCCACGGGAAGTCCGGTGGCGGGGTCGGTCTCCAGGGGGACGGACATGGCGGGGGTGCCCGCGACGTTGAACGGGGCGGTGAAGGGCGAGCGGTGCAGGAGCTGCCGCAGCCGGCCGAGACCGTCCGCGCCTTCGGCGCCCTCGGCGTACGTGCCCAGGGGGACGGGCAGTTCGGGCAGGGTCGGGGTGAGCAGCAGGTCGTGGTCGGTGAAGTACCGGCCGATCGCGCGCGCGACGCCGTTGCGCATCGCGAGGGCGTCGACGAACTCCGTCCCGCTGACCCGCTGTCCGTAGGTGTAGGCGGCCAGCGTCCAGGGTTCCACGGTGGTGGGGTCGACGGGTCGTGCGGAGGCCGCGGCGAAGCCGTCGATCCAGGTCACCAGGTTGGTGCTCCAGAGGCGGGCGTTGGCCAGGACGAATTCCTCCCAGTCGACGCCGAGGTCGACCCGGACCTCTTCCACCCGGTGCCCCAGGGACTCGGCGAGGCGGGCCGAGCGCAGCGTGGCGTCGACGACCACCGCGTCGACGGCCCGGCCGCCCCAGGGCCGGGTGAGGAGGCCGATCCTGAGGCTGCCCGGGGAGCGGGTGACCTCCTGGGCGTAGGGCCGTTGCGGTCGCCGGGCGGCGTAGGGGTCACCGGCCTCGGGGCCGTGGACGAGGTCCAGCAGCGCGGCGCTGTCGCGTACCGAGCGGCTGAGGGCGCCGTGGACGGCGAGCCCGTTGAAGACCTCGTCCGCGTCGGGGCCCATGGAGATGCGGCCGCGGGTCGGCTTCAGCCCGAACAGGCCGTTGGCGGCGGCGGGGACACGGATGGAGCCCGCCGCGTCGGTGGCGTGCGCGATCGGGACGATGCCCGCGGCGACGGCGGCTCCCGAGCCGCCGCTGGAGCCGCCGGGGCTGCGGGCCGGGTCCCAGGGGTTGCGGGTGGCTCCGTACAGGACGCCTTCCGTGGTGGTGCTGTAGGCGAACTCCGGGGTGGCGGTGCGTCCGAGGGTCACCAGTCCGGCGCGACGGAAGCGGGTCATGAGGGAGGAGTCGGCCGCGGCGGTGTTGCCCGCGGCGATGCGGCTGCCCAGCTCGACCCGCTTGCCGGCCATCGTGACGGCGAGGTCCTTGATCAGGAAGGGGACCCCGGCCAGTGGCGTACTGCCGGGAGCCGGGGCGTCCTCGGCGGGCCAGGTCTCGACGACGGCGTTGATCAGCGGATTCACCGCGTCGGACGCGCGTCGGGCGGTCGCGGCGAGTTCCGCGGCGGTCACTTCCCCGCGGGCGACCAGGCCGGCCAGGCCGACGCCGTCGTGTTCCACGTATTCGGAGAGCTTCATTTTCGTCCGTTCGGGAGGGGCGGAGGGCGGGATCGAGCAGACGGTACCGCTCGGTACTGTGCGATACCGATCGGTATCGCATGGGACTGGGCGGTACCGTAGCATGGGGTGGAGGTGGTGCGACGTGACGCCCCACCGGACCGACGAGGGGCCGGGTGGCGGGCATGGACAGGGCCGGCAGGCAGAGCAGGGTGGCCAAGTTGCCGCCCCGCGAGCGGATCCTCGACGCGGCGGAAGAGCTCTTCTCGCGCGAGGGGATCAGGGCGGTGGGGGTCCAGGCGATCGCCGACCGGGCCGAGACCACCAAGATGGCGCTGTACCGCCATTTCGAGACCAAGGACGCGCTGGTCGAGGAGTGGCTGCGGATCGTCGCGGCCGACTACACGGCCGTGTTCGACCGGCTGGAGGAAGCGCACCCCGACGATCCCCGGGCGCAGGTCCTGGGGATCACCCGGTTCATCGCCGACGGGCTCTCGGAGATCTCCCACCGGGGATGTCCGTTCATCAACTCCGTGGCGGAACTGCCCGACCGCACCCACCCGGCGCGGCGGCTGGTCGAAGCCCACAAGGCCCGCCAGCTGCGCCGGCTCACCGGCCTGTGCGCCCGGGCCGGACTGCCCGATCCGGACGGGGCGGCCGCGGAGATCACCTTCCTGCTCGAAGGGGCCCAGGTCAGCGTCCAGAACGGAAGCGTCGAGCACGCGGGCGAGCGGCTCATGAGGATCGTCGGGGGTGTTCTGGACCGTCACCCGGCCGCAGGGACCGA is a window encoding:
- a CDS encoding nucleotidyl transferase AbiEii/AbiGii toxin family protein, producing MNLSALHRRLLADVIAIGSPYPLVITGGYAVQAHGLVDRLSQDLDVATENPAPMDDIAADLVHELGKRGWRVTAIGVDPLSARLLVTDPADGATCEVDVLKENLWSAPEQTEYGPVLALDDVIGTKVRALADRGFVRDLIDVHAASLLRGAADLERLGRRHGRDDFRLEDLRDRLAGADWYDDEEFLAYGVEPAGVAEIRAWARRWATDVGRRLARDTR
- a CDS encoding helix-turn-helix domain-containing protein yields the protein MDRAGRQSRVAKLPPRERILDAAEELFSREGIRAVGVQAIADRAETTKMALYRHFETKDALVEEWLRIVAADYTAVFDRLEEAHPDDPRAQVLGITRFIADGLSEISHRGCPFINSVAELPDRTHPARRLVEAHKARQLRRLTGLCARAGLPDPDGAAAEITFLLEGAQVSVQNGSVEHAGERLMRIVGGVLDRHPAAGTDPSAEGRAAE
- a CDS encoding alkene reductase; this encodes MSSLFENTRLAALDLPNRLVMAPMTRNRAAADGTPGELMATYYAQRASAGLIIAEGTTPNAVGQTYANIPALHDASHVAGWRLVTGAVREAGGRMFLQLQHGGRVGHPDNSGLTPLAPSAVALPDTVHTAGGGRPAVVPREMTVGEIATTVADFAESARKAVEAGFSGVEIHGANGYLLHQFLGRGTNRRTDAYGGTVGNRIRFLLKVVEAVADAIGPDRVGVRISPGVTVNGMAEGDTGDIYRELVPALARHGLAYLHVVFADPDDALFREIRRAWPGTLIANPVLGWGGPLPEDGGKAAAERLLAAGAELISLGRSFLANPDLVERLRAGAPLNRLREDGTFYGGGSDGYTDYPVHTAETDRGVLEPAVA
- a CDS encoding amidase, yielding MKLSEYVEHDGVGLAGLVARGEVTAAELAATARRASDAVNPLINAVVETWPAEDAPAPGSTPLAGVPFLIKDLAVTMAGKRVELGSRIAAGNTAAADSSLMTRFRRAGLVTLGRTATPEFAYSTTTEGVLYGATRNPWDPARSPGGSSGGSGAAVAAGIVPIAHATDAAGSIRVPAAANGLFGLKPTRGRISMGPDADEVFNGLAVHGALSRSVRDSAALLDLVHGPEAGDPYAARRPQRPYAQEVTRSPGSLRIGLLTRPWGGRAVDAVVVDATLRSARLAESLGHRVEEVRVDLGVDWEEFVLANARLWSTNLVTWIDGFAAASARPVDPTTVEPWTLAAYTYGQRVSGTEFVDALAMRNGVARAIGRYFTDHDLLLTPTLPELPVPLGTYAEGAEGADGLGRLRQLLHRSPFTAPFNVAGTPAMSVPLETDPATGLPVGVQFAAGHGREDVLFRLAGQLERAAPWARRTPAVWAGGHDGA
- a CDS encoding BTAD domain-containing putative transcriptional regulator codes for the protein MRFGVLGPLTVHDDGGEPVRVAEAKVRALLADLLVHDGRVVSADRLIDDLWGGHAPGNPANALQAKVSQLRRTLGRERVLHQPPGYRLDLGEDPSALDAHHFRALAARARATAEPRLCVRLFDEALDLWRGDAYADFADAAFARPAAHRLAEERLTVLEERAEALLETGEHTALTGELTDLVAAHPLRERLRAVQLRALYRAGRPSEALASYAALRDRLAEELGTDPGPELAALHTAILRQDPALAAPALAPRPPERAPTPPSLPTPPTPLIGRHASLTALTDLFATTRLVTLTGPGGVGKTRLALAAAERMAASRDVVLVELASSTGDADALAQAVCTALGLRQSPMEAEERAVHRLAAALRERPLLLVLDNCEHVVDAAAELCSTLLRSAPHLHVLATSQEPLTVAGEVTHPLGPLPAPDAVRLFTERATAAGPGFAPDPAQQALVAEICARLDGLPLALELAATRVRALGLEELATRLNDRFRLLTSGRRDAPARQQTLRAVIDWSWGLLGTAEQTVLRRLSVHRDGCTLDAAEAVCPGDGVARDEVLDLITRLVDRSLVAMAPGPAGTPPRYRLLQSVAEYAGEQLEHHGERDALRDRHLRHYLALAQTADAGLRGPEQRLWLARLDAEAANLRAALAAAGTTDRATRLADALTWWWLLRGRLTEAHRTLTALLPELGSAQRSFTLLTASAPVPDTAPATADPTPRNLWLSAYALFHAGHPTAAAEVNARALALFTAAGDRWGTAASLALRAHTALATGVLSTIREDAEDSARAFRELGDAWGELQTVVPLAARAEVMGDHPEAARRHTGGLRLARDLGMESEVAAHLSGLGRLALLDQDWDRAHDLHEQARSRAAAQGNKFGEVHALMGLALGARRSGDLDAAERYLTRLQDETSSPVGRHLLLAELGFTHELRGDAARARTHHLSGLDAARSLDARAVALSLEGLAGVAALSGDPEGAARLLGAADAARRTAGAPLPAAERADVDRITASAVAALGPDAFADAFTRGGTEPGFPGPEEDRPVFAIM